One genomic window of Verrucomicrobiia bacterium includes the following:
- a CDS encoding sugar phosphate isomerase/epimerase translates to MYSFSSCWNSHRHTDGRAMLREIRDLGFDHAELSHGTRISLLPGIMEAVDGGEIKISSLHNFCPLPIGVNHSAPNIYRLSAEKPAERENAYRYTRKTIEMAARLKAPLVVMHYGSIEMKDYTDKMIEMVGRGEKESSKYQKLCDEVMQKREKLKEPYIDRANELLKRVLPLAEELGVKLGIENREALEELPLEPDYHILFKVLGSPAAVYWHDTGHAQIKQNLGFIDHAYHLESQRERLYGFHVHDVQFPGRDHCPPGSGTVDFAALKPMVKPEHLKVFEFGPSMSPEDAKRGIAHVKAIWGEQ, encoded by the coding sequence ATGTATTCGTTTTCAAGCTGCTGGAATTCTCACCGCCACACCGATGGCCGCGCGATGTTGCGCGAAATCCGCGATCTCGGTTTCGACCATGCCGAACTCAGCCACGGCACGCGCATCAGCCTTTTGCCCGGCATCATGGAAGCCGTGGACGGCGGCGAAATAAAAATTTCCAGCCTCCACAATTTTTGCCCGCTGCCCATCGGCGTCAATCATTCCGCGCCGAACATTTACCGGCTCTCCGCCGAAAAACCCGCCGAGCGCGAAAATGCCTATCGCTACACGCGCAAGACCATCGAGATGGCCGCGCGGCTCAAGGCGCCGCTGGTGGTCATGCACTACGGCAGCATCGAGATGAAGGATTACACCGACAAAATGATCGAGATGGTGGGACGCGGCGAAAAGGAGAGTTCGAAGTATCAAAAACTTTGCGACGAGGTGATGCAGAAGCGCGAGAAGTTGAAAGAGCCTTACATTGATCGCGCGAACGAATTGTTGAAACGCGTCCTGCCGCTCGCGGAGGAACTTGGCGTGAAACTCGGCATCGAAAATCGCGAGGCGCTCGAAGAACTTCCGCTCGAACCGGACTATCACATTTTGTTCAAGGTGCTGGGCAGTCCCGCCGCGGTTTATTGGCACGATACCGGCCACGCGCAGATCAAGCAGAACCTTGGTTTCATTGATCACGCGTACCATTTGGAATCGCAGCGCGAACGCCTTTATGGTTTTCATGTTCACGACGTCCAATTTCCCGGGCGCGATCATTGTCCGCCAGGTTCGGGCACGGTGGACTTCGCCGCGCTCAAGCCGATGGTCAAGCCGGAGCATCTCAAAGTGTTCGAGTTTGGCCCTTCCATGTCGCCCGAAGACGCCAAGCGAGGCATCGCTCACGTGAAAGCGATTTGGGGCGAACAATAA
- the rpsU gene encoding 30S ribosomal protein S21, whose translation MTEIKLKKGEPVEKALRRLKKKIDREGTLKVVRNHRHFEKPSERKRRKMKAARFSAMLTARYADL comes from the coding sequence TTGACTGAAATTAAATTAAAAAAAGGCGAGCCAGTCGAAAAGGCCCTGCGCCGGTTGAAGAAAAAAATCGACCGCGAAGGCACGCTCAAAGTCGTGCGCAATCACCGGCATTTTGAAAAGCCGAGCGAACGCAAGCGTCGCAAGATGAAAGCCGCCCGGTTCTCCGCGATGTTGACGGCGCGTTACGCCGATCTATAA